In Zygosaccharomyces rouxii strain CBS732 chromosome D complete sequence, one DNA window encodes the following:
- the PET494 gene encoding Pet494p (weakly similar to uniprot|P07390 Saccharomyces cerevisiae YNR045W PET494 Specific translational activator for the COX3 mRNA that acts together with Pet54p and Pet122p located in the mitochondrial inner membrane): MHKNHFRTVWRRWYNTSIRSGFFPNARSHAGGLLLNSRHNSVAKTLWKYFNAPGNLMFVTCNLVTFAGFVTINSMTTSNRERLTEAKLLAAESSLEVEVRSEEQESPLTEYTTSNFWCPAKSPPLATYDSQMAKMSLFHMLYAFYLYRSVLIAEEDRKVRLPEDWKQEVGYLRDNNTTRTSCTHKEMDNFYNEWKQEFLQVFADLNKSQRFNLPTWKDYPKPLKIICEKLYHNDMENIHDFADFYDQTPSLGFKRLLRRWLLDYTHLVSATPSTANEKFYRQLLYDSQGDEVIFNNFASLLLNPTDNRRTCFLPKQDLYQIQSASIDTVLLVLQGYVHQREKMGKNHNGPIIRLLSMLKKDCVVGPGDQPKSKCVRIMLPTDDQRDLLEMIMTPQKRKKSLALVSHHSEAIKLLDSISRWNRPT, encoded by the coding sequence ATGCATAAAAACCATTTCCGTACCGTCTGGAGGCGATGGTACAACACTAGCATCAGGAGTGGTTTTTTCCCCAACGCTAGAAGCCATGCTGGTGGATTATTGTTGAATTCAAGACACAATAGTGTAGCCAAGACTCTCtggaaatatttcaatgcaCCTGGAAATTTAATGTTTGTTACTTGTAATTTAGTCACATTTGCAGGATTTGTTACCATAAATTCAATGACAACTTCGAATCGTGAAAGATTGACAGAAGCCAAACTTTTAGCAGCGGAATCGAGCCTTGAAGTTGAAGTACGAAGTGAAGAACAGGAGTCACCTCTCACAGAATATACTACTAGTAATTTTTGGTGTCCTGCTAAATCTCCACCATTGGCCACATACGATTCACAAATGGCAAAGATGTCACTTTTCCACATGTTATATGCCTTTTACCTGTACAGAAGCGTACTCATCGCTGAGGAAGATAGGAAAGTACGACTACCTGAAGATTGGAAACAGGAAGTAGGATATCTTCGAGACAACAACACCACCAGAACTAGCTGCACTCACAAGGAGATGGATAATTTTTATAACGAATGGAAACAAGAATTCTTACAAGTATTTGCAGATCTCAACAAATCACAGAGATTTAATCTCCCTACATGGAAAGACTATCCCAAACCATTGAAAATTAtatgtgaaaaattatacCACAATGACATGGAAAACATTCATGATTTTGCAGACTTTTACGATCAGACGCCCTCATTGGGTTTTAAAAGATTGTTAAGAAGGTGGTTATTAGACTATACCCATCTAGTCTCTGCAACACCGTCAACTgcaaatgaaaaattctacaGACAACTGTTGTATGATAGCCAGGGAGATGAAGTTATatttaacaattttgcATCCCTACTTTTGAACCCAACAGATAATCGTAGGACTTGCTTCCTACCGAAGCAAGACCTGTACCAAATTCAGAGCGCATCCATAGACACCGTACTACTGGTACTTCAGGGCTATGTTCATCAAAGAGAGAAAATGGGCAAGAATCATAATGGCCCCATAATAAGACTGCTATCAATGCTGAAAAAGGATTGTGTTGTAGGTCCAGGAGATCAACCCAAGAGTAAATGTGTTAGAATAATGCTCCCGACAGATGACCAAAGAGATTTATTAGAGATGATTATGACACCCCAAAAACGTAAAAAGAGTTTAGCACTGGTTTCTCATCATTCAGAGGCCATAAAACTGCTAGACTCAATATCAAGATGGAATCGTCCTACCTAG
- a CDS encoding uncharacterized protein (similar to uniprot|P25654 Saccharomyces cerevisiae YCR090C Hypothetical ORF): MLYLVVDANLSENIKRICPKDTESNPAEYTFDLVCTSCREKHDSTVVINRFERTPLPGSRGEASFVMKCKFCGKEVSIDLNPFEDSLYNDAVEDNKENIEKTQVQRKKHNLRNTQGKCFLLSLDCRGCEVTGFYPDNLTFLAELSSGKTMEFQLEDGELYDYDDDSGEEVTVTEFKSEVVKGK; this comes from the coding sequence ATGCTGTACTTAGTTGTCGATGCTAATCTTTCTGAGAATATCAAGCGTATCTGCCCCAAAGATACTGAGTCTAATCCTGCGGAATATACCTTTGATCTAGTATGTACATCTTGTAGGGAAAAGCACGATTCGACAGTGGTTATAAACAGATTTGAAAGGACTCCATTGCCAGGGAGTAGAGGTGAAGCATCATTTGTTATGAAATGTAAATTTTGTGGTAAAGAAGTTTCTATCGATTTGAATCCGTTTGAAGATTCCCTTTATAACGATGCAGTTGAAGATAATaaggaaaatattgaaaaaactcAAGTTCAGAGAAAGAAGCACAATTTACGGAATACTCAAGGGAAGTGTTTCCTTCTGTCATTGGATTGTAGGGGTTGTGAAGTAACTGGGTTCTACCCCGATAACTTGACCTTTTTAGCGGAATTGAGCTCTGGTAAGACAATGGAGTTTcaattagaagatggtgaacTATATGATTACGACGATGATTCTGGGGAAGAAGTGACAGTTACTGAATTCAAGTCTGAAGTTGTTAAAGGAAagtaa
- the TRM112 gene encoding RNA methylation protein TRM112 (highly similar to uniprot|P53738 YNR046W Saccharomyces cerevisiae TRM112 Protein required for cell viability): MKLLTSNFLKCSVKACDNSNENFPLRYDANCQLQQDESIDCNPEFLINILERVDWNALVQVASDLGNKSLPPQKPELSPGDDLTDDDLAIIRDMHSLLIQTSIVEGQMSCRNCGHVYYIKNGIPNLLLPPHLA; the protein is encoded by the coding sequence ATGAAATTACTTACTTCTAACTTTCTCAAGTGCTCAGTTAAAGCCTGTGATAACAGTAACGAAAATTTCCCACTACGATACGATGCGAACTGTCAATTACAACAAGATGAAAGCATCGATTGCAATCCAGAGTTTCTGATCaacattttggaaagagTGGATTGGAACGCGTTGGTTCAAGTAGCATCAGATTTAGGCAATAAAAGTTTACCACCACAGAAACCAGAATTGTCGCCAGGCGATGACTTAACAGATGATGACTTAGCAATTATTAGAGATATGCACAGTTTACTCATCCAAACATCGATTGTTGAGGGCCAGATGTCGTGTAGAAACTGTGGTCACGTGTACTACATCAAGAACGGTATACCAAACTtattactaccaccacATCTTGCATAA